One part of the Entelurus aequoreus isolate RoL-2023_Sb linkage group LG05, RoL_Eaeq_v1.1, whole genome shotgun sequence genome encodes these proteins:
- the LOC133650977 gene encoding RNA-binding protein 4B-like isoform X2, with protein MWNLKHSSRTALDVLVVTEMSGDYVKLFVGNLPLDATQDELNKLFAPYGEINTCSLLRQYAFVTLNGDGAADRAIRHLDGKEYRGRPLVVEESRARPPNSTKVFVGNLSATCSADDLHGLFSTFGRVLDCDKVKARLCSNVGYAFVHMERKEEALAAIEALNGTIFKGRQLAVELSKAQPLVNQLPTGNSGGGREGLLPRPAASLEHHQSHAAVLAAAAAAAAGLPIQVQQSVHNSFYNTTSFDPTYAALKGITSSKGADGVIYGALASQVYGSVADQVYHDMANHTTAPSTVAEEYEPQTTPDPTTLFEAARAKFFQEGQKVLAEQQAGRKTTSTTTTTTTTTDTTPSETERDRSPIRGNKAALLPDPGPGSFTNRAKRRALLPTPPGVPEDSATATAEGADSVARSYTEYYQQMHQYQQYQQQYQQQYHYLQYAYTNPPPPPPPATTESSSSIPPPPGTYTAPPTYSATQDYGPPGTYDPPTSYDQSSASYNASAASYGASGNYNASAGYDPSGGYGAYDTSGAYAAAGSYSTSTP; from the exons TGGGGAGATCAACACTTGCTCCTTGCTCAGACAGTATGCCTTTGTTACCCTGAATGGAGATGGAGCGGCGGACAG GGCTATACGGCATCTGGACGGCAAGGAGTACAGAGGCAGACCACTTGTGGTGGAGGAGTCACGTGCACGCCCGCCAAACTCCACCAAAGTGTTTGTGGGGAACCTCAGCGCCACTTGTTCCGCGGATGACCTGCATGGGCTGTTCTCGACATTCGGGAGAGTTTTAGATTGCGATAAAGTCAAAG CCAGGTTATGTTCAAATGTTGGCTATGCATTTGTGCATATGGAAAGAAAGGAGGAGGCGTTGGCAGCTATCGAGGCTCTCAATGGGACAATTTTCAAGGGCCGTCAGCTGGCCGTAGAGCTCTCCAAAGCTCAACCTTTGGTCAACCAGCTCCCAACCGGGAATTCAGGAG gtGGTCGAGAGGGTCTCCTTCCTCGGCCAGCTGCCTCCTTGGAGCATCACCAGAGTCATGCTGCTGTGCTTGCAGCGGCTGCAGCAGCTGCCGCAGGACTACCCATACAA GTGCAACAAAGTGTCCATAACTCGTTCTACAATACAACATCCTTTGACCCGACCTATGCTGCCCTGAAGGGCATTACGAGTTCTAAAGGTGCAGACGGAGTTATATACGGCGCTCTTGCCAGCCAGGTGTACGGATCCGTGGCTGACCAGGTGTACCATGACATGGCCAATCACACTACGGCACCAAGCACTGTGGCTGAAGAGTACGAGCCTCAAACCACACCGGACCCAACAACACTTTTTGAAGCTGCAAGAGCCAAATTTTTCCAGGAGGGACAGAAG GTTCTGGCCGAGCAGCAGGCAGGAAGAAAAACAACATCGACGACAACCACCACCACAACAACTACAGATACGACACCGTCAGAAACCGAGCGGGATCGCAGCCCGATCAGAGGAAACAAAGCAGCCTTGCTTCCTGACCCTGGTCCAGGTTCCTTCACAAATCGAGCCAAGCGCCGTGCTTTGCTGCCGACGCCTCCAGGGGTGCCTGAAGACTCTGCAACTGCTACTGCTGAAGGGGCTGATTCTGTTGCAAG GTCCTACACAGAATATTACCAGCAAATGCATCAGTACCAGCAGTACCAGcaacaatatcaacaacagtaccaTTACCTCCAGTATGCTTACACCAATCCTCCGCCGCCTCCTCCGCCAGCCACAACAGAATCCTCTAGCTCAATCCCTCCACCCCCAGGGACATATACGGCACCACCAACCTACTCTGCGACGCAAGACTACGGGCCCCCAGGAACGTACGACCCGCCCACGAGTTACGACCAATCATCGGCGAGCTACAACGCCTCGGCTGCGAGCTACGGCGCCTCCGGAAACTACAACGCCTCAGCCGGCTATGACCCATCGGGAGGCTACGGGGCGTACGATACATCCGGAGCTTACGCAGCAGCGGGAAGCTACTCCACATCCACACC CTAG
- the LOC133650977 gene encoding RNA-binding protein 4B-like isoform X1, protein MWNLKHSSRTALDVLVVTEMSGDYVKLFVGNLPLDATQDELNKLFAPYGEINTCSLLRQYAFVTLNGDGAADRAIRHLDGKEYRGRPLVVEESRARPPNSTKVFVGNLSATCSADDLHGLFSTFGRVLDCDKVKARLCSNVGYAFVHMERKEEALAAIEALNGTIFKGRQLAVELSKAQPLVNQLPTGNSGGGREGLLPRPAASLEHHQSHAAVLAAAAAAAAGLPIQVQQSVHNSFYNTTSFDPTYAALKGITSSKGADGVIYGALASQVYGSVADQVYHDMANHTTAPSTVAEEYEPQTTPDPTTLFEAARAKFFQEGQKVLAEQQAGRKTTSTTTTTTTTTDTTPSETERDRSPIRGNKAALLPDPGPGSFTNRAKRRALLPTPPGVPEDSATATAEGADSVARSYTEYYQQMHQYQQYQQQYQQQYHYLQYAYTNPPPPPPPATTESSSSIPPPPGTYTAPPTYSATQDYGPPGTYDPPTSYDQSSASYNASAASYGASGNYNASAGYDPSGGYGAYDTSGAYAAAGSYSTSTPYEQTPAHGQPTPQRNDYPYNTPEPPYR, encoded by the exons TGGGGAGATCAACACTTGCTCCTTGCTCAGACAGTATGCCTTTGTTACCCTGAATGGAGATGGAGCGGCGGACAG GGCTATACGGCATCTGGACGGCAAGGAGTACAGAGGCAGACCACTTGTGGTGGAGGAGTCACGTGCACGCCCGCCAAACTCCACCAAAGTGTTTGTGGGGAACCTCAGCGCCACTTGTTCCGCGGATGACCTGCATGGGCTGTTCTCGACATTCGGGAGAGTTTTAGATTGCGATAAAGTCAAAG CCAGGTTATGTTCAAATGTTGGCTATGCATTTGTGCATATGGAAAGAAAGGAGGAGGCGTTGGCAGCTATCGAGGCTCTCAATGGGACAATTTTCAAGGGCCGTCAGCTGGCCGTAGAGCTCTCCAAAGCTCAACCTTTGGTCAACCAGCTCCCAACCGGGAATTCAGGAG gtGGTCGAGAGGGTCTCCTTCCTCGGCCAGCTGCCTCCTTGGAGCATCACCAGAGTCATGCTGCTGTGCTTGCAGCGGCTGCAGCAGCTGCCGCAGGACTACCCATACAA GTGCAACAAAGTGTCCATAACTCGTTCTACAATACAACATCCTTTGACCCGACCTATGCTGCCCTGAAGGGCATTACGAGTTCTAAAGGTGCAGACGGAGTTATATACGGCGCTCTTGCCAGCCAGGTGTACGGATCCGTGGCTGACCAGGTGTACCATGACATGGCCAATCACACTACGGCACCAAGCACTGTGGCTGAAGAGTACGAGCCTCAAACCACACCGGACCCAACAACACTTTTTGAAGCTGCAAGAGCCAAATTTTTCCAGGAGGGACAGAAG GTTCTGGCCGAGCAGCAGGCAGGAAGAAAAACAACATCGACGACAACCACCACCACAACAACTACAGATACGACACCGTCAGAAACCGAGCGGGATCGCAGCCCGATCAGAGGAAACAAAGCAGCCTTGCTTCCTGACCCTGGTCCAGGTTCCTTCACAAATCGAGCCAAGCGCCGTGCTTTGCTGCCGACGCCTCCAGGGGTGCCTGAAGACTCTGCAACTGCTACTGCTGAAGGGGCTGATTCTGTTGCAAG GTCCTACACAGAATATTACCAGCAAATGCATCAGTACCAGCAGTACCAGcaacaatatcaacaacagtaccaTTACCTCCAGTATGCTTACACCAATCCTCCGCCGCCTCCTCCGCCAGCCACAACAGAATCCTCTAGCTCAATCCCTCCACCCCCAGGGACATATACGGCACCACCAACCTACTCTGCGACGCAAGACTACGGGCCCCCAGGAACGTACGACCCGCCCACGAGTTACGACCAATCATCGGCGAGCTACAACGCCTCGGCTGCGAGCTACGGCGCCTCCGGAAACTACAACGCCTCAGCCGGCTATGACCCATCGGGAGGCTACGGGGCGTACGATACATCCGGAGCTTACGCAGCAGCGGGAAGCTACTCCACATCCACACCGTATGAGCAGACACCCGCACACGGGCAACCCACGCCCCAGCGCAATGATTACCCTTACAACACGCCAGAACCCCCGTATCGATAG
- the LOC133650977 gene encoding RNA-binding protein 4B-like isoform X3 — translation MWNLKHSSRTALDVLVVTEMSGDYVKLFVGNLPLDATQDELNKLFAPYGEINTCSLLRQYAFVTLNGDGAADRAIRHLDGKEYRGRPLVVEESRARPPNSTKVFVGNLSATCSADDLHGLFSTFGRVLDCDKVKARLCSNVGYAFVHMERKEEALAAIEALNGTIFKGRQLAVELSKAQPLVNQLPTGNSGGGREGLLPRPAASLEHHQSHAAVLAAAAAAAAGLPIQVQQSVHNSFYNTTSFDPTYAALKGITSSKGADGVIYGALASQVYGSVADQVYHDMANHTTAPSTVAEEYEPQTTPDPTTLFEAARAKFFQEGQKVLAEQQAGRKTTSTTTTTTTTTDTTPSETERDRSPIRGNKAALLPDPGPGSFTNRAKRRALLPTPPGVPEDSATATAEGADSVARSYTEYYQQMHQYQQYQQQYQQQYHYLQDIYGTTNLLCDARLRAPRNVRPAHELRPIIGELQRLGCELRRLRKLQRLSRL, via the exons TGGGGAGATCAACACTTGCTCCTTGCTCAGACAGTATGCCTTTGTTACCCTGAATGGAGATGGAGCGGCGGACAG GGCTATACGGCATCTGGACGGCAAGGAGTACAGAGGCAGACCACTTGTGGTGGAGGAGTCACGTGCACGCCCGCCAAACTCCACCAAAGTGTTTGTGGGGAACCTCAGCGCCACTTGTTCCGCGGATGACCTGCATGGGCTGTTCTCGACATTCGGGAGAGTTTTAGATTGCGATAAAGTCAAAG CCAGGTTATGTTCAAATGTTGGCTATGCATTTGTGCATATGGAAAGAAAGGAGGAGGCGTTGGCAGCTATCGAGGCTCTCAATGGGACAATTTTCAAGGGCCGTCAGCTGGCCGTAGAGCTCTCCAAAGCTCAACCTTTGGTCAACCAGCTCCCAACCGGGAATTCAGGAG gtGGTCGAGAGGGTCTCCTTCCTCGGCCAGCTGCCTCCTTGGAGCATCACCAGAGTCATGCTGCTGTGCTTGCAGCGGCTGCAGCAGCTGCCGCAGGACTACCCATACAA GTGCAACAAAGTGTCCATAACTCGTTCTACAATACAACATCCTTTGACCCGACCTATGCTGCCCTGAAGGGCATTACGAGTTCTAAAGGTGCAGACGGAGTTATATACGGCGCTCTTGCCAGCCAGGTGTACGGATCCGTGGCTGACCAGGTGTACCATGACATGGCCAATCACACTACGGCACCAAGCACTGTGGCTGAAGAGTACGAGCCTCAAACCACACCGGACCCAACAACACTTTTTGAAGCTGCAAGAGCCAAATTTTTCCAGGAGGGACAGAAG GTTCTGGCCGAGCAGCAGGCAGGAAGAAAAACAACATCGACGACAACCACCACCACAACAACTACAGATACGACACCGTCAGAAACCGAGCGGGATCGCAGCCCGATCAGAGGAAACAAAGCAGCCTTGCTTCCTGACCCTGGTCCAGGTTCCTTCACAAATCGAGCCAAGCGCCGTGCTTTGCTGCCGACGCCTCCAGGGGTGCCTGAAGACTCTGCAACTGCTACTGCTGAAGGGGCTGATTCTGTTGCAAG GTCCTACACAGAATATTACCAGCAAATGCATCAGTACCAGCAGTACCAGcaacaatatcaacaacagtaccaTTACCTCCA GGACATATACGGCACCACCAACCTACTCTGCGACGCAAGACTACGGGCCCCCAGGAACGTACGACCCGCCCACGAGTTACGACCAATCATCGGCGAGCTACAACGCCTCGGCTGCGAGCTACGGCGCCTCCGGAAACTACAACGCCTCAGCCGGCTATGA